The following coding sequences lie in one Crassostrea angulata isolate pt1a10 chromosome 10, ASM2561291v2, whole genome shotgun sequence genomic window:
- the LOC128164406 gene encoding receptor-type tyrosine-protein phosphatase epsilon-like isoform X2 produces MLINTLWINWTFLNFIVIKGYDDLSANKVAHQYKTSSSCAGCEANKAVDRDIQTCTRMEEIGPTSLDKSTWWHVDLGGTYNVYNIRIQFKNYDGYTMRQRGRFAGFSLYVSNTTDRHMGHLCYKDGPELPPLDFNTNCLTHGRYVIFYNERLPGKIYPMGYKNTNVFTELCEVIVTGCSSSGVYGENCDKVCPGTCQYRRCDIINGTCLGCSPGWLGARCDKACSVGYYGLQCESKCVGHCKDGVGCNHTSGLCDKGCDDGWTGSNCNKGCVTGMFGKGCSEKCSGHCLDNVSCNSTNGHCDGGCDLGYVEPFCNRSCEMEKNSKGCSVKCSGHCLDNVSCNSTTGHCDGGCALGYVEPFCNKYLESQTADLHLEVTIGAVGAGVFLLIFVVIILYVLRQRRNKSKKADGREETMGFSAMDEILIKSRKKPAVKTGIKNDVLKSDTKEGKERLLSKDSQNLNGLTKYLSEINNTKMEEEYKAIPKGELHSCIEGKRQENKSKNRYTTIFPYDHSRVVLSSPTTGSDYINANYIADVFGKKKYIATQGPKESTIADFWRMIWQENARIIVCLTNISEAKTKKCAKYWPDLNDKHMEGDISVRCQKEQTYAENVVRHLRTKSNLDKTERDVFMFHYTQWPDHGVPEPLSLVVFHRHVMKTVEDHPMGYIVVHCSAGIGRTGTFIALDALYKEGGKTDKVNVPQYVEKMRNARMNMIQGEDQYKTVYMALLEAFRGRLRAVPLDFFLKEFQDHSCYLNHGDVSKQSPFALEFEELLSFRKVYTHEDYKSGMSNIVANYVPSVLPVERYLCPLTTENLYYNAVCLQSFKQCDRFISAQFPLPDYTEHFLNLVKTNYTCTIVSLYPLGEVKSTSLWLPTKNQQKTVGPFTIKLAESTQAKYVAKTNITIQQKGGSSMRVAVLECRGWEDEYDGKSRRILIDLVQEAKIEERTHPTGRILVLSSDGAKRCGPFCAVFNALEQMMMDEEVDLFTITRQLQTRRPEFLSSLEEYQFCFDTISDYLQNDTLYANV; encoded by the exons ATGCTCATAAACACTCTGTGGATCAATTGGACTTTCCTGAACTTTATTGTAATTAAGGGGTATG ATGATTTATCAGCGAATAAGGTCGCACATCAATACAAAACATCTAGTAGTTGCGCAGGATGTGAAGCTAATAAAGCTGTCGATAGAGACATACAAACCTGTACCAGGATGGAAGAAATAGGACCCACCTCGTTGGATAAGAGTACCTGGTGGCATGTAGACCTTGGAGGTACATACAATGTGTACAATATCAGGATACAGTTCAAGAACTATGATGGTTATA CCATGAGACAGAGGGGTCGTTTTGCCGGGTTTTCCTTGTATGTGTCCAACACAACTGATCGACATATGGGACACCTGTGTTACAAGGACGGACCAGAGTTACCTCCCTTGGATTTCAACACAAACTGTTTAACTCATGGACGTTACGTTATCTTTTACAATGAAAGACTACCTGGAAAAATCTATCCTATGGGTTATAAAAACACCAATGTTTTTACAGAGCTGTGTGAAGTAATAGTGACAG GTTGTTCCTCGTCTGGTGTTTATGGAGAAAACTGTGATAAAGTCTGCCCAGGGACTTGTCAATATCGTAGATGTGACATCATCAATGGGACCTGTTTAGGATGTTCACCAGGGTGGTTAGGAGCACGCTGTGACaaag CATGCTCTGTTGGATATTACGGTCTACAGTGTGAATCAAAGTGTGTTGGACATTGTAAAGACGGCGTCGGTTGTAATCACACCAGTGGTTTGTGTGACAAAGGATGCGATGATGGTTGGACTGGATCAAACTGTAACAAAG GTTGTGTAACTGGAATGTTTGGTAAAGGTTGCAGCGAAAAGTGCAGTGGACACTGTCTAGATAACGTTTCCTGTAATTCAACAAATGGACACTGTGATGGTGGATGTGATTTAGGATATGTAGAGCCATTTTGCAACAGAA GTtgtgaaatggaaaaaaatagtAAAGGATGCAGCGTAAAGTGCAGTGGACACTGTCTAGATAACGTTTCCTGCAATTCAACAACTGGACACTGTGATGGTGGATGTGCTTTAGGATATGTAGAACCTTTCTGCAACAAAT ATTTAGAATCACAGACCGCTGACCTACACCTTGAAGTAACTATAGGAGCAGTTGGAGCTGGTGTTTTTCTCTTAATATTTGTTGTTATCATTTTGTATGTATTAAG GCAGAgaagaaataaaagtaaaaaggCTGATGGAAGGGAGGAAACAATGGGATTTTCAGCTATGGATGAAATCTTAATCAAAA GTAGGAAAAAGCCAGCTGTTAAAACCGGAATCAAAAATGACGTTTTGAAATCAGATACGAAAGAAGGAAAGGAAAGACTGTTATCCAAAGATTCTCAAAACCTGAATGGGTTGACAAAATATCTTTCTGAAATCAACAATACTAAGATGGAAGAAGAATATAAG gcAATTCCAAAGGGAGAGTTACACTCATGCATTGAAGGGAAAAGACAAGaaaataaatccaaaaataGATATACTACAATCTTCCCAT atgACCACTCTCGTGTTGTTCTCAGTTCCCCTACGACTGGGTCGGACTACATAAACGCCAACTACATTGCG GAtgtatttggaaaaaaaaagtacatagCAACACAag GACCAAAGGAAAGTACAATTGCTGATTTCTGGAGAATGATCTGGCAAGAAAACGCTCGAATCATTGTTTGTCTCACAAATATTAGTGAAGCCAAGAcc aaaaaatgcGCTAAATATTGGCCGGACCTCAACGATAAACACATGGAAGGGGACATCAGCGTACGCTGCCAGAAAGAGCAAACCTATGCAGAAAATGTCGTCAGGCATCTCCGAACTAAAAGCAATTTA GATAAGACAGAGCGAGACGTGTTCATGTTTCACTACACCCAGTGGCCAGACCACGGGGTCCCAGAACCACTCAGTCTAGTCGTGTTCCATCGTCACGTGATGAAAACTGTAGAGGATCATCCAATGGGATACATTGTGGTACACTGCAG TGCAGGTATAGGTAGGACCGGAACCTTTATAGCATTAGATGCCCTTTATAAGGAAGGGGGGAAAACTGATAAAGTGAACGTTCCTCAGTATGTAGAGAAGATGAGAAACGCCAGGATGAACATGATACAAGGAGAA GATCAATACAAAACTGTGTATATGGCATTACTTGAGGCTTTCAGAGGACGACTTCGTGCTGTACCATTAGATTTTTTTCTCAAGGAATTTCAGGATCACTCTTGCTACTTAAATCATGGAGACGTTTCCAAACAATCACCGTTTGCTTTAGAGTTTGAG GAATTGTTGTCCTTTAGAAAAGTGTATACACATGAGGATTATAAATCTGGAATGTCGAACATAGTAGCAAACTATGTTCCAAGTGTCTTACCAG TTGAAAGATACCTATGTCCATTAACAACAGAAAATCTATATTACAACGCAGTCTGTTTACag TCGTTTAAACAATGTGACCGATTCATCAGTGCCCAGTTCCCTCTCCCCGACTACACAGAACACTTCCTGAATCTTGTAAAGacaaactatacatgtaccatcGTATCGCTGTATCCTCTAGGGGAAGTCAAATCG ACTTCTCTCTGGCTACCAACAAAGAATCAACAAAAAACTGTTGGACCTTTTACAATCAAATTGGCTGAGAGTACACAGGCAAAATATGTGGCCAAGACTAACATTACGATACAGCAAAAG GGAGGCAGCAGCATGCGAGTTGCTGTTCTGGAGTGTAGAGGGTGGGAAGATGAGTATGACGGCAAGAGTAGAAGAATACTGATTGACCTTGTTCAAGAAGCCAAAATAGAGGAAAGGACCCATCCTACTGGAAGAATACTTGTTCTCTCCAG CGATGGTGCTAAACGGTGTGGTCCATTCTGTGCTGTATTTAACGCCCTGGAACAAATGATGATGGATGAAGAAGTGGACTTATTTACCATCACACGGCAGCTTCAGACTAGGAGACCAGAGTTTTTGTCTAGTCTG gAGGAATACCAGTTTTGTTTCGACACGATTTCAGACTACCTACAGAATGACACTTTGTATGCAAACGTTTAG
- the LOC128164406 gene encoding receptor-type tyrosine-protein phosphatase epsilon-like isoform X1: MLINTLWINWTFLNFIVIKGYDDLSANKVAHQYKTSSSCAGCEANKAVDRDIQTCTRMEEIGPTSLDKSTWWHVDLGGTYNVYNIRIQFKNYDGYTMRQRGRFAGFSLYVSNTTDRHMGHLCYKDGPELPPLDFNTNCLTHGRYVIFYNERLPGKIYPMGYKNTNVFTELCEVIVTGCSSSGVYGENCDKVCPGTCQYRRCDIINGTCLGCSPGWLGARCDKACSVGYYGLQCESKCVGHCKDGVGCNHTSGLCDKGCDDGWTGSNCNKECPFETYGPDCAKNCSGNCLGGIACNRTTGYCDTGCNFGYNGELCKTGCVTGMFGKGCSEKCSGHCLDNVSCNSTNGHCDGGCDLGYVEPFCNRSCEMEKNSKGCSVKCSGHCLDNVSCNSTTGHCDGGCALGYVEPFCNKYLESQTADLHLEVTIGAVGAGVFLLIFVVIILYVLRQRRNKSKKADGREETMGFSAMDEILIKSRKKPAVKTGIKNDVLKSDTKEGKERLLSKDSQNLNGLTKYLSEINNTKMEEEYKAIPKGELHSCIEGKRQENKSKNRYTTIFPYDHSRVVLSSPTTGSDYINANYIADVFGKKKYIATQGPKESTIADFWRMIWQENARIIVCLTNISEAKTKKCAKYWPDLNDKHMEGDISVRCQKEQTYAENVVRHLRTKSNLDKTERDVFMFHYTQWPDHGVPEPLSLVVFHRHVMKTVEDHPMGYIVVHCSAGIGRTGTFIALDALYKEGGKTDKVNVPQYVEKMRNARMNMIQGEDQYKTVYMALLEAFRGRLRAVPLDFFLKEFQDHSCYLNHGDVSKQSPFALEFEELLSFRKVYTHEDYKSGMSNIVANYVPSVLPVERYLCPLTTENLYYNAVCLQSFKQCDRFISAQFPLPDYTEHFLNLVKTNYTCTIVSLYPLGEVKSTSLWLPTKNQQKTVGPFTIKLAESTQAKYVAKTNITIQQKGGSSMRVAVLECRGWEDEYDGKSRRILIDLVQEAKIEERTHPTGRILVLSSDGAKRCGPFCAVFNALEQMMMDEEVDLFTITRQLQTRRPEFLSSLEEYQFCFDTISDYLQNDTLYANV; this comes from the exons ATGCTCATAAACACTCTGTGGATCAATTGGACTTTCCTGAACTTTATTGTAATTAAGGGGTATG ATGATTTATCAGCGAATAAGGTCGCACATCAATACAAAACATCTAGTAGTTGCGCAGGATGTGAAGCTAATAAAGCTGTCGATAGAGACATACAAACCTGTACCAGGATGGAAGAAATAGGACCCACCTCGTTGGATAAGAGTACCTGGTGGCATGTAGACCTTGGAGGTACATACAATGTGTACAATATCAGGATACAGTTCAAGAACTATGATGGTTATA CCATGAGACAGAGGGGTCGTTTTGCCGGGTTTTCCTTGTATGTGTCCAACACAACTGATCGACATATGGGACACCTGTGTTACAAGGACGGACCAGAGTTACCTCCCTTGGATTTCAACACAAACTGTTTAACTCATGGACGTTACGTTATCTTTTACAATGAAAGACTACCTGGAAAAATCTATCCTATGGGTTATAAAAACACCAATGTTTTTACAGAGCTGTGTGAAGTAATAGTGACAG GTTGTTCCTCGTCTGGTGTTTATGGAGAAAACTGTGATAAAGTCTGCCCAGGGACTTGTCAATATCGTAGATGTGACATCATCAATGGGACCTGTTTAGGATGTTCACCAGGGTGGTTAGGAGCACGCTGTGACaaag CATGCTCTGTTGGATATTACGGTCTACAGTGTGAATCAAAGTGTGTTGGACATTGTAAAGACGGCGTCGGTTGTAATCACACCAGTGGTTTGTGTGACAAAGGATGCGATGATGGTTGGACTGGATCAAACTGTAACAAAG aaTGTCCTTTTGAAACTTATGGACCAGATTGTGCGAAAAACTGTAGTGGTAACTGTTTAGGTGGCATTGCGTGTAATAGAACGACCGGATATTGCGACACTGGCTGCAATTTTGGTTACAACGGAGAATTGTGTAAAACAG GTTGTGTAACTGGAATGTTTGGTAAAGGTTGCAGCGAAAAGTGCAGTGGACACTGTCTAGATAACGTTTCCTGTAATTCAACAAATGGACACTGTGATGGTGGATGTGATTTAGGATATGTAGAGCCATTTTGCAACAGAA GTtgtgaaatggaaaaaaatagtAAAGGATGCAGCGTAAAGTGCAGTGGACACTGTCTAGATAACGTTTCCTGCAATTCAACAACTGGACACTGTGATGGTGGATGTGCTTTAGGATATGTAGAACCTTTCTGCAACAAAT ATTTAGAATCACAGACCGCTGACCTACACCTTGAAGTAACTATAGGAGCAGTTGGAGCTGGTGTTTTTCTCTTAATATTTGTTGTTATCATTTTGTATGTATTAAG GCAGAgaagaaataaaagtaaaaaggCTGATGGAAGGGAGGAAACAATGGGATTTTCAGCTATGGATGAAATCTTAATCAAAA GTAGGAAAAAGCCAGCTGTTAAAACCGGAATCAAAAATGACGTTTTGAAATCAGATACGAAAGAAGGAAAGGAAAGACTGTTATCCAAAGATTCTCAAAACCTGAATGGGTTGACAAAATATCTTTCTGAAATCAACAATACTAAGATGGAAGAAGAATATAAG gcAATTCCAAAGGGAGAGTTACACTCATGCATTGAAGGGAAAAGACAAGaaaataaatccaaaaataGATATACTACAATCTTCCCAT atgACCACTCTCGTGTTGTTCTCAGTTCCCCTACGACTGGGTCGGACTACATAAACGCCAACTACATTGCG GAtgtatttggaaaaaaaaagtacatagCAACACAag GACCAAAGGAAAGTACAATTGCTGATTTCTGGAGAATGATCTGGCAAGAAAACGCTCGAATCATTGTTTGTCTCACAAATATTAGTGAAGCCAAGAcc aaaaaatgcGCTAAATATTGGCCGGACCTCAACGATAAACACATGGAAGGGGACATCAGCGTACGCTGCCAGAAAGAGCAAACCTATGCAGAAAATGTCGTCAGGCATCTCCGAACTAAAAGCAATTTA GATAAGACAGAGCGAGACGTGTTCATGTTTCACTACACCCAGTGGCCAGACCACGGGGTCCCAGAACCACTCAGTCTAGTCGTGTTCCATCGTCACGTGATGAAAACTGTAGAGGATCATCCAATGGGATACATTGTGGTACACTGCAG TGCAGGTATAGGTAGGACCGGAACCTTTATAGCATTAGATGCCCTTTATAAGGAAGGGGGGAAAACTGATAAAGTGAACGTTCCTCAGTATGTAGAGAAGATGAGAAACGCCAGGATGAACATGATACAAGGAGAA GATCAATACAAAACTGTGTATATGGCATTACTTGAGGCTTTCAGAGGACGACTTCGTGCTGTACCATTAGATTTTTTTCTCAAGGAATTTCAGGATCACTCTTGCTACTTAAATCATGGAGACGTTTCCAAACAATCACCGTTTGCTTTAGAGTTTGAG GAATTGTTGTCCTTTAGAAAAGTGTATACACATGAGGATTATAAATCTGGAATGTCGAACATAGTAGCAAACTATGTTCCAAGTGTCTTACCAG TTGAAAGATACCTATGTCCATTAACAACAGAAAATCTATATTACAACGCAGTCTGTTTACag TCGTTTAAACAATGTGACCGATTCATCAGTGCCCAGTTCCCTCTCCCCGACTACACAGAACACTTCCTGAATCTTGTAAAGacaaactatacatgtaccatcGTATCGCTGTATCCTCTAGGGGAAGTCAAATCG ACTTCTCTCTGGCTACCAACAAAGAATCAACAAAAAACTGTTGGACCTTTTACAATCAAATTGGCTGAGAGTACACAGGCAAAATATGTGGCCAAGACTAACATTACGATACAGCAAAAG GGAGGCAGCAGCATGCGAGTTGCTGTTCTGGAGTGTAGAGGGTGGGAAGATGAGTATGACGGCAAGAGTAGAAGAATACTGATTGACCTTGTTCAAGAAGCCAAAATAGAGGAAAGGACCCATCCTACTGGAAGAATACTTGTTCTCTCCAG CGATGGTGCTAAACGGTGTGGTCCATTCTGTGCTGTATTTAACGCCCTGGAACAAATGATGATGGATGAAGAAGTGGACTTATTTACCATCACACGGCAGCTTCAGACTAGGAGACCAGAGTTTTTGTCTAGTCTG gAGGAATACCAGTTTTGTTTCGACACGATTTCAGACTACCTACAGAATGACACTTTGTATGCAAACGTTTAG